The Micromonospora sp. NBC_00421 genome contains a region encoding:
- a CDS encoding lanthionine synthetase LanC family protein encodes MTADVVQQAFRWIESVAVPADGGLGWQEAGERFDDLYAGTAGVLLGCAEATSTGRHPADGPAVTTTDGGVATAAGSALGRVAAGARGRLVHLARHEPDAATLPDDGLFGGWAGVAVALRAWSRVSGDRTALDTAASVTARIAERLLHRPVDPGRCSDVISGDAGILLALLDALDDGADSVVTQAAHVLADGLVGLAEERPDGPHWRMRAGDERLMPGFSHGTAGVAYALAAAGVTLHRDDLRDIAVRAADGLLALGRRPDGWALPLLIPPHPDRPAVAFGWCHGPTGTVRLFALLDTVDPQPRWGQAVEECLGALRDSRVPQRLYPGYWDNLARCCGTAGVGQLLVDRFQDAADPALLTWANTLAEDVLSRALSTPAGGTWSNTEHTRTPPELPPEPGFMQGAAGIAGWLARLAAPATAPVLPWL; translated from the coding sequence GTGACGGCGGACGTGGTGCAGCAGGCGTTCAGGTGGATCGAGTCGGTGGCGGTGCCCGCCGACGGTGGTCTGGGCTGGCAGGAGGCGGGCGAACGCTTCGACGATCTCTATGCCGGGACCGCTGGGGTGCTGCTCGGCTGCGCCGAGGCCACCAGCACCGGCCGCCACCCTGCCGACGGGCCTGCCGTCACCACGACGGACGGTGGCGTCGCCACCGCGGCGGGGTCGGCGCTCGGCCGGGTCGCGGCCGGTGCCCGGGGCCGGTTGGTGCATCTTGCCCGGCACGAGCCGGACGCCGCGACGTTGCCCGACGACGGGTTGTTCGGCGGCTGGGCCGGGGTCGCTGTCGCGTTGCGCGCCTGGTCCCGGGTCTCCGGCGACCGGACGGCCCTCGACACCGCCGCGTCGGTGACGGCACGGATCGCCGAACGGCTGCTGCACCGGCCAGTGGACCCGGGCCGGTGTTCCGACGTCATCTCCGGCGACGCGGGCATCCTGCTGGCCCTCCTCGACGCCCTCGACGATGGTGCCGACAGTGTGGTGACGCAGGCCGCACACGTCCTCGCCGACGGGCTGGTGGGGCTGGCCGAGGAGCGGCCCGACGGGCCGCACTGGCGGATGCGGGCGGGGGACGAGCGCCTGATGCCCGGCTTCTCCCACGGTACGGCCGGCGTCGCCTACGCCCTCGCCGCTGCCGGCGTCACCCTGCATCGCGACGATCTGCGCGACATCGCCGTCCGCGCCGCCGACGGCCTGCTGGCCCTGGGTCGCCGCCCCGACGGGTGGGCCCTGCCGTTGCTGATTCCGCCCCACCCGGACCGCCCGGCGGTCGCCTTCGGCTGGTGCCACGGCCCGACCGGTACGGTGCGGCTCTTCGCTCTCCTCGACACGGTCGACCCGCAGCCCCGCTGGGGGCAGGCCGTCGAGGAGTGCCTGGGGGCGCTGCGCGACAGCCGTGTCCCGCAGCGGCTGTACCCGGGGTACTGGGACAATCTCGCCCGCTGCTGCGGCACGGCCGGGGTCGGGCAGTTGCTGGTCGACCGCTTCCAGGACGCCGCCGACCCTGCCCTGCTCACCTGGGCGAACACGCTCGCCGAGGACGTTCTTTCCCGTGCCCTGTCCACCCCGGCGGGCGGCACCTGGTCGAACACCGAGCACACCCGGACCCCGCCGGAGCTGCCGCCGGAGCCCGGCTTCATGCAGGGCGCCGCCGGGATCGCCGGCTGGCTCGCCCGGCTGGCCGCCCCCGCCACCGCGCCCGTCCTACCCTGGCTCTGA
- a CDS encoding class F sortase, whose amino-acid sequence MRAPGPAASPGGPPASTRNPWSVPVAVLLVLLGVFATGAGLGRTVGPLDRTDASPQRPVAGARTSPPPGSLPASRPVRLAVPAIKVAAPVAPVGQARDGSIDVPPLDRHHETGWYDRGPTPGEPGRAIIVGHVDSKDGPSVFYDLRKLKPGDRIEVTRDDRRVVMFRVDSVEFFDKSALPADRVYGDSGAPALRLITCGGQWIGGRTGYADNVIAFASLAETRSP is encoded by the coding sequence CTGCGCGCCCCGGGTCCGGCGGCGTCGCCGGGTGGTCCCCCGGCGTCGACCCGGAACCCCTGGTCGGTGCCGGTGGCTGTGCTGCTGGTGCTGCTCGGGGTCTTCGCCACCGGGGCCGGGTTGGGTCGTACGGTCGGGCCCCTGGACCGGACCGACGCGTCGCCGCAGCGCCCGGTGGCCGGTGCCCGGACGAGCCCTCCACCGGGCAGTCTGCCGGCCAGCCGACCAGTGCGGCTCGCCGTGCCGGCGATCAAGGTGGCCGCCCCGGTGGCCCCGGTCGGTCAGGCCCGGGACGGGTCGATCGACGTCCCCCCGCTGGACCGGCACCACGAGACCGGCTGGTACGACCGGGGCCCGACCCCCGGCGAGCCGGGCCGGGCGATCATCGTCGGGCACGTCGACTCGAAGGACGGGCCGTCGGTCTTCTACGACCTGCGCAAGCTCAAACCCGGCGATCGGATCGAGGTGACCCGGGACGACCGCCGGGTGGTGATGTTCCGGGTCGACTCGGTGGAGTTCTTCGACAAGTCGGCACTGCCCGCCGACCGGGTCTACGGCGACAGCGGAGCGCCGGCCCTGCGGTTGATCACCTGTGGCGGCCAGTGGATCGGCGGGCGTACCGGCTACGCCGACAACGTCATCGCCTTCGCCTCGCTGGCCGAAACCCGCTCACCCTGA
- the trmB gene encoding tRNA (guanosine(46)-N7)-methyltransferase TrmB, with product MSGRQTDALTRLWPAYGTAIADLDGPVDPAGLFGRDAPVVLEIGSGMGDATAAMAAADPGRDYLAVEVHTPGIARLLDLVQHHGLGNVRVAEGDALDLVRAMPEGCLDAVHVFFPDPWPKLRHRKRRIIQPEHVALLRSRLAPGGTLHCATDWAEYAESMRSTLTADPELEDVYAGYAPRPAHRPVTKFERRALTAGRPVFDLIHRRR from the coding sequence ATGAGCGGCCGGCAGACCGATGCGCTGACCCGGCTGTGGCCGGCGTACGGGACAGCAATCGCCGACCTCGACGGGCCGGTCGATCCGGCCGGGTTGTTCGGCCGCGACGCCCCGGTGGTGCTGGAGATCGGCTCCGGGATGGGCGACGCCACCGCGGCGATGGCCGCCGCCGACCCGGGCCGCGACTACCTGGCGGTCGAGGTGCACACCCCGGGCATCGCCCGCCTGCTCGACCTGGTGCAGCACCACGGCCTGGGCAACGTCCGGGTCGCCGAGGGCGACGCGTTGGACCTGGTCCGGGCCATGCCGGAGGGCTGTCTGGACGCGGTGCACGTGTTCTTCCCCGACCCGTGGCCCAAGTTGCGGCACCGCAAGCGGCGGATCATCCAGCCGGAGCACGTGGCGCTGCTGCGCTCCCGGCTGGCCCCCGGCGGCACCCTGCACTGCGCGACCGACTGGGCCGAGTACGCCGAGTCGATGCGGTCGACGCTGACCGCCGACCCGGAACTGGAGGACGTGTACGCCGGTTACGCGCCCCGCCCCGCCCACCGCCCGGTCACCAAGTTCGAGCGCCGGGCGTTGACCGCCGGCCGCCCCGTCTTCGACCTGATCCACCGCCGTCGCTGA
- a CDS encoding DEAD/DEAH box helicase has protein sequence MTLTAALPRSADPDTLFDAFAGWASERGLDLYPHQEEAVIEIVSGANVIMNTPTGSGKSLVAIAAHFTALADDRTSFYTAPIKALVSEKFFALCEVFGAENVGMLTGDASVNADAPIICCTAEILANLALREGARADVGQVVMDEFHFYAEPDRGWAWQVPIIELPQAQFVLMSATLGDTTRFVDDLTRRTGRSTAVVRSAERPVPLIFSYAMTPLHETLEELLETKQAPVYVVHFTQAAALERAQALMSVNVCTRAEKDMIAAAIGNFRFTSGFGKTLSRLVRHGIGVHHAGMLPKYRRLVETLAQAGLLKVICGTDTLGVGINVPIRTVLFTGLSKYDGVRTRLLKAREFHQIAGRAGRAGFDTLGRVVVQAPEHVIDNEKALAKAGDDPKKRRKVVKKKPPEGSIGWGEPTFQRLVEAEPEPLTSSFQVSHSMLLNVIGRPGDAFASMRHLLTDNHEDAAARRRHIRRAIAIYRALRAGGVVEQLDTPDETGRRVRLTVDLQLDFALNQPLSPLALAAIELLDVESPSYALDVLSVIESILDDPRQVLSAQQFKARGEAVAAMKADGIEYEARMELLDEVTWPKPLAELLHAAYEMYRQGHPWVADHQLSPKSVVRDMYERAMTFGEFVQFYGLTRSEGLVLRYLADAYKTLRQTVPEDAKTEELIDLIEWLGELVRQVDSSLIDEWERLRNPSDVADAAKAHASLEERVPAVTRNARAFRVLVRNALFRRVELAALRRWWDLGELDGASGWDADAWAEALEPYFEAYDGIGVGPDARGPALLMIEQGREKWTVRQILDDPEGDHDWGISAEVDLGASDEVGAAVVRVTDVGQL, from the coding sequence ATGACGCTGACTGCCGCGCTGCCTCGAAGCGCCGACCCCGACACCCTCTTCGACGCGTTCGCCGGCTGGGCGTCCGAGCGTGGGCTGGACCTCTACCCGCACCAGGAGGAGGCGGTCATCGAGATCGTCTCCGGCGCGAACGTGATCATGAATACGCCTACCGGTTCGGGCAAGAGCCTGGTCGCGATCGCGGCGCACTTCACCGCCCTGGCCGACGACCGGACGAGCTTCTACACCGCCCCGATCAAGGCCCTGGTCTCGGAGAAGTTCTTCGCGCTCTGCGAGGTGTTCGGCGCGGAGAACGTCGGCATGCTCACCGGCGACGCCAGCGTCAACGCCGACGCCCCGATCATCTGCTGCACCGCCGAGATCCTGGCCAACCTGGCGCTGCGCGAGGGGGCACGGGCCGACGTCGGCCAGGTGGTGATGGACGAGTTCCACTTCTATGCCGAGCCCGACCGGGGCTGGGCCTGGCAGGTGCCGATCATCGAGCTGCCGCAGGCGCAGTTCGTGCTGATGTCGGCCACCCTGGGGGACACCACCCGGTTCGTCGACGACCTGACCCGGCGTACCGGCCGGTCCACCGCCGTCGTCCGCTCGGCCGAGCGGCCGGTCCCGCTGATCTTCTCGTACGCGATGACCCCGCTGCACGAGACGCTCGAAGAGCTGCTGGAGACCAAGCAGGCCCCGGTGTACGTCGTGCACTTCACCCAGGCCGCCGCGCTGGAACGCGCCCAGGCGCTGATGAGCGTCAACGTCTGCACCCGGGCCGAGAAGGACATGATCGCCGCCGCGATCGGGAACTTCCGGTTCACCTCCGGCTTCGGCAAGACACTGTCCCGACTGGTGCGCCACGGCATCGGCGTGCACCACGCCGGCATGCTGCCCAAGTACCGCCGACTCGTGGAGACGCTGGCCCAGGCCGGGCTGCTCAAGGTCATCTGCGGCACCGACACGTTGGGTGTGGGCATCAACGTGCCGATCCGCACGGTGCTCTTCACCGGCCTGAGCAAGTACGACGGGGTACGCACCCGGCTGCTCAAGGCCCGCGAGTTCCACCAGATCGCCGGCCGGGCCGGTCGGGCCGGCTTCGACACCCTGGGGCGGGTGGTGGTGCAGGCCCCCGAGCACGTGATCGACAACGAGAAGGCCCTGGCCAAGGCCGGTGACGACCCGAAGAAGCGCCGCAAGGTGGTGAAGAAGAAGCCGCCGGAGGGCTCGATCGGTTGGGGCGAGCCGACCTTCCAACGCCTGGTCGAGGCCGAGCCGGAGCCACTCACCTCCAGTTTCCAGGTCAGCCACTCGATGCTGCTCAACGTGATCGGTCGGCCGGGTGACGCGTTCGCCTCGATGCGGCACCTGCTCACCGACAACCACGAGGACGCCGCCGCCCGGCGCCGGCACATCCGCCGGGCGATCGCCATCTACCGGGCGTTGCGCGCAGGCGGGGTGGTCGAGCAGCTCGACACGCCCGACGAGACCGGCCGGCGGGTCCGGCTCACCGTCGACCTCCAGCTCGACTTCGCGCTCAACCAGCCGCTCTCGCCGCTGGCCCTGGCCGCCATCGAACTGCTCGACGTCGAGTCCCCGTCGTACGCCCTGGACGTGTTGAGCGTGATCGAGTCGATCCTCGACGACCCGCGCCAGGTGCTCTCCGCGCAACAGTTCAAGGCGCGCGGCGAGGCGGTCGCCGCGATGAAGGCCGACGGCATCGAGTACGAGGCCCGCATGGAGCTGCTCGACGAGGTGACCTGGCCAAAGCCGCTTGCCGAACTGCTGCACGCCGCGTACGAGATGTACCGGCAGGGGCATCCGTGGGTCGCCGACCACCAGCTCTCCCCCAAGTCCGTCGTCCGGGACATGTACGAACGCGCGATGACCTTCGGCGAGTTCGTACAGTTCTACGGGCTGACCCGGTCCGAGGGGCTGGTGCTGCGCTACCTCGCCGACGCGTACAAGACGCTGCGGCAGACCGTCCCGGAGGACGCCAAGACCGAGGAGCTGATCGACCTCATCGAGTGGCTGGGCGAGCTGGTCCGCCAGGTCGACTCCAGCCTGATCGACGAGTGGGAACGGCTGCGCAACCCCTCCGACGTCGCCGACGCGGCCAAGGCGCACGCGTCGCTGGAGGAGCGGGTGCCGGCGGTCACCCGCAATGCCCGCGCCTTCCGGGTGCTGGTCCGCAACGCGTTGTTCCGTCGGGTCGAGTTGGCCGCCCTGCGCCGCTGGTGGGACCTCGGCGAGTTGGACGGCGCATCCGGGTGGGACGCGGACGCCTGGGCCGAGGCGCTGGAGCCGTACTTCGAGGCGTACGACGGGATCGGGGTGGGACCGGACGCCCGGGGGCCCGCGCTGCTCATGATCGAACAGGGGCGGGAGAAGTGGACCGTCCGGCAGATCCTGGACGACCCGGAGGGCGACCACGACTGGGGGATCAGCGCCGAGGTCGACCTCGGCGCTTCCGACGAGGTGGGGGCCGCCGTGGTCCGGGTGACGGACGTCGGGCAGCTCTAG
- a CDS encoding cytidine deaminase family protein → MTTTMLDTDRALVQAATAVAKLRCRSENHTVAAAARTSDGRVFTGVNLFHFTGGPCAEIVALGAAATQGAGELEAIVAVGDRGRGVIPPCGRCRQVLLDYHPGIQVIVGPLDALRKLPVTDLLPETYVWADQRLDASAIVRTGHWPMPTVPASRPASED, encoded by the coding sequence ATGACGACGACGATGCTGGACACCGACCGCGCACTGGTCCAGGCCGCCACGGCGGTCGCCAAGTTGCGTTGCCGCAGCGAGAACCACACCGTCGCGGCGGCGGCCCGGACCAGCGACGGCCGGGTCTTCACCGGAGTGAACCTCTTTCACTTCACCGGTGGCCCCTGCGCCGAGATCGTGGCCCTCGGTGCCGCCGCCACCCAGGGTGCGGGGGAGCTGGAGGCCATCGTCGCGGTGGGCGACCGGGGGCGCGGGGTGATTCCGCCGTGCGGCCGGTGCCGGCAGGTGCTGCTCGACTACCACCCGGGCATCCAGGTCATCGTCGGGCCGCTTGACGCACTACGGAAGCTGCCGGTCACCGACCTGCTGCCGGAGACGTACGTCTGGGCCGACCAGCGCCTCGACGCGTCGGCGATCGTCCGGACCGGTCACTGGCCGATGCCGACTGTCCCGGCGAGCCGACCCGCCTCGGAGGACTGA
- the hrpA gene encoding ATP-dependent RNA helicase HrpA has translation MQNPTASGPATPADAVSARELHRRLTPLMFRDQRRLQRRLDGVRKLRDPQRRDEALVEIAGEVSRAESRLAARRAAVPTITYPAQLPVSERRDDIAAAIRDHQVVIVAGETGSGKTTQLPKICLELGRGVTGLIGHTQPRRLAARTVADRIAEELGTELGDVVGYKVRFTDQVSDRSLVKLMTDGILLAELQTDRMLRQYDTLIIDEAHERSLNIDFILGYLRQLLPRRPDLKVVITSATIETARFAEHFADAEGRPAPIVEVSGRTYPVEVRYRPLVEVTEGDEDEGDDEENVRDQIQAIGDAVQELAAEGPGDILVFLSGEREIRDTAEALGKLTQSKRSLLGTEILPLYARLSAAEQHRVFAAHPGRRVVLATNVAETSLTVPGIKYVVDPGSARISRYSSRLKVQRLPIEPVSQASANQRKGRCGRTSDGICIRLYDEQDFASRPEFTDPEILRTNLASVILQMTAIGLGDLAAFPFIDPPDRRNVTDGVNLLHELGALDPTEADPAKRLTPLGRRLAQLPVDPRLARMVIEGERNGCATEVLVIAAALSIQDPRERPAEKQAQADQAHARFADKESDFVSFLNLWRYLREQQRELSSSAFRRMCRAEYLNYLRVREWQDIVAQLRQVLRTPEQGDGRRGRRGATPPTADRGRRGPAADLPEEIDTPKVHQSLLPGLLSHIGLKDAQKHEYLGARGAKFAVFPGSALFRKPPRWVMAAELVETSRLWGRVAGRVEPEWVEPLAQHLVKRSYSEPHWEKNQAAVMAYEKVTLYGVPLVTSRKVNFGRIDPVLSRELFIRHALVEGDWQTHHPFWRDNRRLLAEIEELENRARRRDILVDDESIFAFYDQRIPADVVSGRHFDAWWKKARHEQPDLLTFTRELLVNAGRGGVDEADFPDEWRADGVTLPLTYTFDPTAPTDGVTVDIPLPLLNQVPAESFDWQVPGLREELVIALIRSLPKPVRRNFVPVPDFARAALAAITPGEEPLLDALARQLRRMTGVNVPREAWEPAKLPPHLRVTFRVIGDEDKPVAEGKDLPALQRQLRQEVRQVVAAAAPEVARTGLTAWSIGTLPRTIEQVRAGYAVTAYPALVDEGTTVGVKVFDSEAEQAAAHWAGTRRLLRLTVPSPAQFLQGRLSNEAKLALSRNPHGGVQQLIADVAGAAIDKLVADAGGPAWDADGFAALRDRVRADLVDTVVEVMGRVRQVLAAAYAVEQRLGATRNLAVVAALADLRQQLTGLVHDGFVTEAGYARLPDLLRYLTAMERRLDRLTANPQRDRAQQDRIATVQKEYRDLLAGLPPPRRAAAPVRQIRWMIEELRVNVFAQALGTPYPVSEQRIYRAMDDAEAR, from the coding sequence ATGCAGAATCCAACCGCCTCCGGCCCCGCCACGCCCGCCGACGCCGTTTCCGCCCGTGAGCTGCACCGCCGCCTCACCCCGCTGATGTTCCGCGACCAGCGCCGCCTCCAGCGTCGGCTGGACGGGGTACGCAAGCTGCGCGACCCGCAGCGACGCGACGAGGCGCTTGTCGAGATCGCCGGGGAGGTGTCCCGGGCGGAGTCCCGGCTGGCCGCCCGGCGGGCCGCCGTGCCGACCATCACCTATCCGGCGCAGTTGCCGGTCAGCGAGCGCCGCGACGACATCGCCGCCGCCATCCGGGACCACCAGGTGGTGATCGTGGCCGGCGAGACCGGCTCCGGCAAGACCACCCAGCTGCCCAAGATCTGCCTGGAGCTGGGGCGCGGGGTCACCGGGCTGATCGGGCACACCCAACCCCGCCGGTTGGCCGCCCGGACGGTCGCCGACCGGATCGCCGAGGAACTCGGCACCGAGCTGGGCGACGTGGTCGGCTACAAGGTGCGCTTCACCGACCAGGTGAGCGACCGCAGCCTGGTCAAGCTGATGACCGACGGCATCCTGCTGGCCGAGTTGCAGACCGACCGGATGCTGCGCCAGTACGACACGTTGATCATCGACGAGGCGCACGAGCGCAGCCTCAACATCGACTTCATCCTCGGCTACCTGCGTCAGCTGCTCCCCCGCCGTCCCGACCTCAAGGTGGTCATCACCTCGGCGACCATCGAGACCGCCCGGTTCGCCGAGCACTTCGCCGACGCCGAGGGCAGGCCCGCGCCGATCGTCGAGGTATCCGGACGGACCTATCCGGTGGAGGTGCGCTACCGGCCGCTGGTCGAGGTGACAGAGGGTGACGAGGACGAGGGCGACGACGAGGAGAACGTCCGCGACCAGATCCAGGCGATCGGCGACGCGGTGCAGGAGCTGGCCGCCGAGGGGCCGGGCGACATCCTGGTCTTCCTCAGCGGCGAACGGGAGATCCGGGACACCGCCGAGGCGCTGGGCAAGCTGACCCAGTCGAAACGCTCGCTGCTGGGCACCGAGATCCTGCCGCTCTACGCCCGGCTGTCGGCCGCCGAGCAGCACCGGGTCTTCGCCGCCCACCCCGGACGCCGGGTGGTGCTCGCCACCAACGTCGCGGAGACCTCGCTGACCGTCCCCGGCATCAAGTACGTGGTGGACCCGGGATCGGCCCGGATCTCCCGCTACTCCAGCCGGTTGAAGGTGCAGCGGCTGCCCATCGAACCGGTCTCCCAGGCCTCGGCCAACCAGCGTAAGGGCCGCTGCGGCCGGACCTCCGACGGCATCTGCATCCGGCTCTACGACGAGCAGGACTTCGCCTCCCGGCCGGAGTTCACCGACCCGGAGATCCTGCGCACCAACCTCGCCTCGGTCATCCTCCAGATGACCGCGATCGGCCTCGGTGACCTCGCCGCGTTCCCGTTCATCGACCCGCCGGACCGGCGCAACGTCACCGACGGGGTCAACCTGCTGCACGAGCTGGGCGCGCTGGACCCGACCGAGGCCGACCCGGCCAAGCGACTCACCCCGTTGGGCCGGCGGCTGGCCCAGCTCCCGGTCGATCCCCGGCTGGCCCGGATGGTCATCGAGGGCGAACGCAACGGCTGTGCCACCGAGGTGCTGGTGATCGCCGCGGCGCTGTCGATCCAGGACCCCCGGGAGCGGCCGGCGGAGAAGCAGGCCCAGGCCGACCAGGCGCACGCCCGGTTCGCCGACAAGGAGTCCGACTTCGTGTCGTTCCTCAACCTCTGGCGTTACCTGCGCGAGCAGCAGCGGGAGCTGTCGTCCAGCGCGTTCCGCCGGATGTGCCGGGCGGAATACCTCAACTACCTGCGGGTCCGCGAGTGGCAGGACATCGTCGCCCAGTTGCGCCAGGTGCTGCGTACCCCGGAACAGGGTGACGGGCGGCGGGGCCGGCGGGGCGCGACGCCGCCGACGGCCGACCGGGGCCGGCGCGGCCCGGCCGCCGACCTGCCGGAGGAGATCGACACCCCGAAGGTGCACCAGTCGCTGCTGCCCGGCCTGCTGTCGCACATCGGGCTCAAGGACGCCCAGAAGCACGAGTACCTGGGCGCGCGGGGGGCGAAGTTCGCGGTCTTCCCCGGTTCGGCGCTGTTCAGGAAGCCGCCGCGCTGGGTGATGGCAGCCGAACTGGTGGAGACCTCCCGGCTGTGGGGCCGGGTCGCCGGGCGGGTCGAGCCGGAGTGGGTGGAGCCGCTGGCCCAGCACCTGGTCAAGCGCAGCTACAGCGAGCCGCACTGGGAGAAGAACCAGGCCGCCGTCATGGCCTACGAGAAGGTCACCCTGTACGGCGTCCCGCTTGTCACCTCCCGCAAGGTCAACTTCGGGCGGATCGACCCGGTGCTGAGCCGGGAGCTGTTCATCAGGCACGCCCTGGTCGAGGGCGACTGGCAGACCCACCACCCGTTCTGGCGGGACAATCGTCGGCTGCTCGCCGAGATCGAGGAGTTGGAGAACCGGGCCCGCCGCCGGGACATCCTGGTCGACGACGAGAGCATCTTCGCCTTCTACGACCAGCGCATCCCCGCCGACGTGGTCTCCGGACGACACTTCGACGCCTGGTGGAAGAAGGCCCGGCACGAGCAGCCCGACCTGCTCACCTTCACCCGGGAACTGCTTGTCAACGCCGGGCGCGGCGGGGTCGACGAGGCCGACTTCCCGGACGAGTGGCGGGCCGACGGGGTGACCCTGCCGCTGACGTACACCTTCGACCCGACCGCGCCCACCGACGGCGTCACCGTCGACATCCCGCTGCCGCTGCTCAACCAGGTGCCGGCGGAGAGCTTCGACTGGCAGGTACCGGGGCTGCGCGAGGAGTTGGTGATCGCGTTGATCCGGTCGCTGCCCAAACCGGTCCGGCGCAACTTCGTCCCGGTGCCGGACTTCGCCCGTGCGGCGCTCGCCGCGATCACCCCGGGCGAGGAGCCGCTGCTGGACGCGCTGGCCCGGCAGTTGCGCCGGATGACCGGGGTGAACGTCCCCCGGGAGGCGTGGGAGCCGGCGAAGTTGCCGCCGCACCTGCGGGTGACGTTCCGGGTGATCGGCGACGAGGACAAGCCGGTCGCCGAGGGCAAGGACCTGCCGGCCCTGCAACGCCAGCTCCGCCAGGAGGTACGCCAGGTGGTGGCCGCCGCCGCGCCCGAGGTGGCCCGCACCGGGCTCACCGCGTGGAGCATCGGCACCCTGCCCCGCACCATCGAGCAGGTACGCGCCGGCTACGCGGTGACCGCCTACCCGGCGCTGGTGGACGAGGGCACCACGGTCGGGGTGAAGGTCTTCGACTCGGAGGCCGAGCAGGCCGCCGCGCACTGGGCGGGCACCCGGCGGCTGCTACGGCTGACCGTGCCGTCACCGGCGCAGTTCCTCCAGGGGCGGCTGAGCAACGAGGCGAAGCTGGCGCTGAGCCGCAACCCGCACGGGGGGGTGCAGCAGCTCATCGCCGACGTCGCCGGGGCCGCCATCGACAAGCTGGTCGCCGACGCGGGCGGGCCGGCCTGGGACGCCGACGGCTTCGCCGCCCTGCGCGACAGGGTGCGCGCCGACCTGGTCGACACGGTGGTCGAGGTGATGGGCCGGGTCCGCCAGGTGCTCGCCGCGGCGTACGCGGTGGAGCAGCGCCTCGGCGCGACCCGCAACCTGGCGGTGGTGGCCGCCCTCGCCGACCTGCGTCAGCAGCTCACCGGCCTGGTGCACGACGGCTTCGTCACCGAGGCCGGCTACGCCCGGCTGCCCGACCTGCTGCGCTACCTGACCGCGATGGAACGCCGGCTGGACCGGTTGACCGCCAACCCGCAACGGGACAGGGCCCAGCAGGACCGGATCGCCACGGTGCAGAAGGAGTACCGGGACCTGTTGGCCGGGCTGCCCCCGCCCCGCCGCGCCGCAGCCCCGGTACGGCAGATCCGCTGGATGATCGAGGAGCTGCGGGTGAACGTCTTCGCCCAGGCCCTCGGCACCCCGTACCCGGTCTCCGAGCAGCGCATCTACCGCGCGATGGACGACGCCGAAGCCCGCTGA
- a CDS encoding LysR family transcriptional regulator: protein MKMQLHQLRYFVAVAEVRHFTQAADIVGITQPSLSKQVHALETDLGAPLFERVRGNITLTAAGEVLLPLAKRILADVDTATREVQELVGLRRGRVRLGATPSLATSLAPPVLRRFRDAHPAVDLRVEESGSQDLVRDLLRGDLDLALIIMPAQGADPGLRVDPILRESLVVASVDPLPAASGSGELRITDLRGQPLVMFREGYDLRDATIQACREAGFEPTFSVDGGEMDAVLSFVEAGLGVALVPGIVVSRRPGVRVTRLAPPGVRRTIAVARRRDVVPTHAGRELRRILLDYVHAATTTGELPPGVEPLA, encoded by the coding sequence ATGAAGATGCAGCTCCATCAGCTGAGGTACTTCGTCGCGGTGGCCGAAGTGCGACATTTCACCCAAGCCGCCGACATCGTCGGCATAACCCAGCCGTCGTTGAGTAAGCAAGTTCACGCCCTGGAGACCGACCTCGGTGCCCCGCTGTTCGAGCGGGTAAGGGGAAACATCACCCTGACCGCCGCCGGTGAGGTGCTGCTGCCGCTTGCCAAACGCATCCTCGCCGACGTGGACACCGCCACCCGGGAGGTCCAGGAACTGGTCGGCCTGCGCCGGGGCCGGGTCCGGCTCGGTGCCACCCCCAGCCTGGCCACCTCGCTCGCCCCACCGGTGCTGCGCCGGTTCCGCGACGCCCACCCCGCAGTCGACCTGCGGGTCGAGGAGAGCGGCTCCCAGGACCTGGTCCGGGACCTGCTGCGCGGCGACCTCGACCTCGCCCTGATCATCATGCCGGCCCAGGGCGCCGACCCCGGGCTGCGGGTCGACCCGATCCTGCGGGAGAGCCTGGTGGTCGCCTCGGTGGATCCGCTGCCCGCCGCCTCGGGCAGCGGTGAGCTGCGGATCACCGACCTGCGCGGGCAACCGCTCGTGATGTTCCGCGAGGGCTACGACCTGCGCGACGCCACCATCCAGGCCTGCCGGGAGGCCGGGTTCGAGCCCACCTTCTCGGTCGACGGCGGCGAGATGGACGCGGTGCTCAGCTTCGTCGAGGCCGGGCTCGGCGTCGCCCTGGTGCCGGGCATCGTGGTCAGCCGCCGCCCCGGCGTCCGGGTCACCCGGCTCGCCCCGCCCGGCGTGCGCCGGACCATCGCGGTGGCCCGCCGCCGCGACGTCGTACCCACCCACGCCGGGCGGGAGCTGCGCCGCATCCTCCTCGACTACGTGCACGCGGCCACCACCACCGGCGAGCTGCCGCCGGGGGTGGAACCACTTGCGTGA